The proteins below come from a single Melitaea cinxia chromosome 9, ilMelCinx1.1, whole genome shotgun sequence genomic window:
- the LOC123656750 gene encoding mitochondrial import receptor subunit TOM22 homolog, whose translation MIMELPDETEQNDSGMESLTASKDDTPERRPEDIFITPVVVGTSPSTENQPSLTLKEYDDEPDETLSERLWGLTEMFPVCVRNGTYTITTKTWSGVKSLYQLSRSVMWIVASSSVILFAPVIFEVERAQVEEMQKSQQKQVLLGTNTAMSGPAPGMPPMPR comes from the exons ATGATTATGGAACTGCCTGATGAAACTGAGCAGAACGATAGCGGAATGGAGTCTTTGACAGCAAGCAAAGATGATACACCAGAACGTAGACctgaagatatttttattactccAGTG GTGGTTGGAACGTCACCTAGCACTGAAAATCAACCATCCTTAACGCTCAAAGAATATGACGAT GAACCAGATGAAACTTTATCTGAAAGATTATGGGGTTTGACTGAGATGTTCCCAGTATGTGTTCGCAATGGTACCTacacaattactacaaaaacATG GAGCGGAGTTAAGAGTCTTTACCAATTATCACGATCTGTGATGTGGATAGTGGCAAGTTCATCAGTTATTCTCTTTGCACCAGTCATATTTGAGGTGGAAAGGGCACAAGTTGAGGAAATGCAAAAATCACAACAGAAACAA gTATTGCTGGGAACAAATACCGCTATGTCAGGACCTGCCCCTGGCATGCCTCCAATGCcacgataa